Proteins encoded in a region of the Chlorogloeopsis sp. ULAP01 genome:
- a CDS encoding FAD-dependent oxidoreductase: MPEKSSQSSCLVIGGGISGLIAATVLQRQNIRVTVVDKGRGIGGRMATRRIRNPKYGEGVFDYGAQSFTVTDSKFESWVKSWIQEGVVQEWVGDYSSYNQHSSNGEICYRGVNSNRSIAQYLAQNLNVYTNTKVVSFEWRSDRWQVKTENNEYFSADVLLLTPPIPQTLELLDRSQIELAPQSRHRLEQVVYHRCIAVLALLAQPSLIPNPGGVKLDGEPLSWIACNHKKGISPQGNAVTLHASSKFSETNWEKNNLAIANQLLEAASEWLGSQVIEFQVHRWRFSQPQTVYGEPLLALTKPGLLVISGDGFIQPNIEGAALSGLAAADYLLKKFQLGKSV; encoded by the coding sequence ATGCCTGAAAAGTCTTCTCAATCCTCTTGCCTTGTTATTGGAGGTGGAATTTCCGGTTTAATTGCAGCTACAGTTCTACAAAGACAAAATATTCGCGTCACTGTAGTTGACAAAGGTCGAGGAATTGGCGGGAGAATGGCGACTCGTCGCATCAGAAATCCTAAGTACGGTGAAGGTGTTTTTGATTACGGCGCTCAATCCTTTACTGTTACTGACTCCAAGTTTGAATCTTGGGTTAAGAGTTGGATACAAGAGGGAGTCGTTCAAGAATGGGTAGGAGATTACTCAAGTTACAATCAGCACTCAAGCAATGGTGAAATTTGCTATCGAGGAGTCAATAGCAATCGCAGCATTGCCCAATATCTAGCTCAAAACTTGAATGTTTATACAAATACAAAAGTTGTTAGTTTTGAATGGCGGAGCGATCGCTGGCAAGTAAAGACAGAAAACAACGAATACTTTTCCGCAGATGTGTTACTGCTGACACCACCAATACCCCAAACTTTGGAACTACTGGATCGTTCGCAAATTGAATTAGCACCGCAATCGAGACATCGACTTGAACAGGTAGTTTACCATCGTTGTATTGCGGTACTTGCTCTATTAGCGCAGCCCTCTTTAATTCCAAATCCTGGCGGTGTGAAGTTGGATGGGGAGCCTTTAAGCTGGATTGCTTGCAATCACAAAAAGGGAATTTCACCACAAGGCAATGCAGTTACACTCCATGCCAGTTCCAAGTTCAGCGAAACTAACTGGGAAAAAAACAATTTAGCGATCGCCAATCAACTTCTAGAAGCTGCATCTGAATGGTTAGGTTCGCAAGTAATTGAGTTTCAGGTGCATCGATGGCGCTTTAGTCAACCACAGACTGTATACGGTGAGCCTTTGCTTGCCTTAACTAAGCCAGGATTACTAGTTATATCAGGAGATGGTTTTATTCAGCCAAATATTGAGGGTGCTGCTTTATCAGGTTTAGCTGCTGCTGATTATTTGCTGAAAAAATTTCAATTAGGGAAATCAGTATGA
- a CDS encoding translocation/assembly module TamB domain-containing protein produces MTNQPQRRISRRTRQILLGGGCAISGATLVGVFAGSWWAYKFIDEQLSPLIVQNLQDVLNRPVEVGKVQKFGFTNIIFGRSTISPTATDPNQVNIERIVVNFNLLDALLTQTLPLKITLERPNIFLSQNQQGQWTIPQINQSKLKTGLKDSPIKINPNIQVQNGTAILSAIGKPSRPYSLPEDLSSIFATPKKSTANLNSKLQNQVRSVVKIENINANLSLQDNYQLIGFDFSGKPVTGGSLQLQGNANLKLPEIKLQAAAQNFLASDITLLLPTLPAKLLNGRLSSNVNVHFPPNNQPLQFGGKLSFRNLAAKFDAIPKPITYVNGSLQLQGERITLEEIRLRYGGIPLRATGSLTTQDGYNLKAQVLPVSATALLKTLDLKSPVPVAGEFGVDTRITGAIAQPIITGIARNTKPVKVDKVNFATTDANFQLTPQALILQKFLVTPADGGAIVGKGNIKLDKHLPVALNLQLQDLPADAIASSYGIKGANFTYGKITANGKINGELNKIRGNFQWQAPQATYPGKGNIDIAGNNLLFRDMIFSVAGGNVRVQAELFQVAGILPQRWQVLLEGSKISLNQFAANMQGLASGRLQLSGSLNNVNQATMSVQGQAQLATNQKLLSVAPIKASLSWLGDKLQIQQASIPGLELDGLVFTQQLPGKSIPTISNLDLNARLQNFNLATVPVPIPDAIRLAGKANFNGHITGNLETLNLAGKLGLNQFAVNDFVFDPTLNGQLQFAPNQGLNLNLTGQQDKISLQLDKNYRAASFLLQQGETVARATAKNFGKDYRLVVNLRNLRLDKVTKNISGLVNGSLQVSGSWDNINKATIKAQGNAQIPSSAKPQPIGPIIASLRWQKDKLQIQQASAPGIKVDGWVFVQQAPGEMIPSISTLELNTQLINFNLGALPIPVPDNAIRVAGKANFNGRITGNLETLNLAGKLGLNQFAVNDFAFEPSLRGQLQFAQNHGLSLNLTGKQDRITLQLDHAYRPTNFLLQQGQTIARATTNQGDRTLAEVRNLPLEKLAIAPADTFGLGVVKGNLNGNFDLNLTELLNPAVVGVVSVTQPALGYIGAELFTGQFHYANGTAILSESELRKAQSRLSMTGSLNLKSDPQLQAKITAHPINLQDILAALHLFELSDFSRGLKAPEYASAKVLRLSPVGNYNANLSEQLKLLADISQRQKQAQEQAALQLPELSQLQGTFLGNVDVAFSPHTGLGFKYGLRSQDLNWGEYQVEQAIAQGNFQNGLLAVSPLKLESGRSLVAFSGQAALDKLSGQLVSQNIPISPLRKFFDLPVDIQGDFNSNVNLAGNYKNPQVAGELFLTNASLNQTPINQAQTLFSYNNARLNFNGELLATNSQNPLRLGGSIPYTLPFTTAFSNNDEFRLDVNLKDDGLSLINALTNGQMNWAGGKAAVEINAKGTVRNINNGLEIKPFINGAIDFDKAAFAASNMQKVIESLTGNILFNFDHIQFDKLQANVANANVLIQGFLPIFKPENSTILEQNKPLTITLNNQKLRYKNLFRGNIDGQVSITGSALAPIIGGQINLEDTKVEITSLNSPLSSSLCDSQANQQITAAKPIKTNEGNQNFVSIPKFNNLRLNLDNEVRLKGPLFNFSVAGKMAVNGTLLNPLPKGEFNIHRGSINLYTTEFRLVSSRPNTASFVPSQGLDPILNVEMYSVVSNIDNPPITNHSALFPSSEFADLSNNNFGEIGNIIVDAKVEGPACKLFENLQLTSTPKLSEEEIVNLIGGNTVNNLSLNRGLLHELNRGILSELNNLVNNILGLDNFKLYNTNFGSKDGRGSENTVVAEVAFNVNPKLSVSASSLLNSNTLPFRLGGVYRLNEDLTVRGYSQFMIDNRIFVEYRKKF; encoded by the coding sequence ATGACAAATCAACCTCAAAGAAGAATTAGTAGACGTACTCGACAAATTCTACTCGGAGGTGGCTGTGCTATTTCTGGAGCCACTCTAGTGGGGGTTTTTGCTGGAAGTTGGTGGGCATATAAATTTATTGACGAGCAACTCTCGCCTTTGATTGTTCAAAACTTACAAGATGTTTTAAATCGCCCTGTGGAAGTAGGAAAAGTCCAAAAATTCGGCTTCACAAATATCATATTTGGTCGTTCTACTATTTCTCCCACAGCAACAGATCCAAATCAAGTCAATATTGAGCGTATTGTAGTTAACTTTAACCTATTAGATGCTCTATTGACTCAAACTTTACCTTTGAAAATTACTCTTGAACGCCCCAATATCTTTTTATCACAAAATCAACAAGGACAATGGACAATACCACAAATCAATCAGTCAAAACTAAAAACAGGATTAAAAGACAGTCCAATCAAAATTAATCCTAATATTCAAGTGCAAAACGGCACTGCTATCCTTTCAGCGATTGGCAAGCCCAGCCGCCCTTATAGTTTACCAGAGGATTTGTCTTCAATTTTTGCAACACCAAAAAAATCAACTGCCAACCTCAACTCTAAATTACAAAATCAAGTCAGAAGTGTTGTGAAGATTGAAAATATCAACGCCAATCTTTCATTGCAAGACAACTATCAACTGATTGGGTTTGACTTCTCCGGAAAACCAGTAACCGGAGGAAGTCTGCAACTACAAGGCAATGCTAATTTAAAATTACCAGAGATAAAGCTACAAGCCGCAGCACAAAACTTTCTTGCTTCAGATATTACGCTATTATTACCGACACTGCCAGCTAAACTCCTCAATGGCAGACTCTCAAGCAATGTAAATGTTCATTTCCCTCCCAATAACCAGCCGCTTCAGTTTGGTGGAAAATTGAGTTTTCGAAATTTAGCAGCGAAATTTGATGCTATTCCTAAACCAATTACATATGTAAATGGTAGTCTCCAACTGCAAGGAGAACGCATAACTTTAGAAGAAATAAGGTTGCGTTACGGTGGAATACCACTGCGAGCAACTGGTAGCCTTACCACCCAAGATGGTTATAACCTCAAAGCCCAGGTACTTCCTGTCAGCGCCACAGCTTTATTAAAAACACTAGATCTCAAATCACCTGTACCAGTTGCAGGAGAATTTGGGGTTGATACGAGAATCACGGGAGCGATCGCCCAACCCATCATCACAGGAATCGCCAGAAATACTAAACCCGTCAAAGTCGATAAAGTTAACTTTGCAACAACTGATGCTAATTTTCAGTTGACTCCCCAAGCCTTGATTTTACAAAAATTCCTGGTTACTCCCGCAGATGGTGGTGCGATCGTAGGCAAGGGAAATATCAAACTAGATAAACACCTGCCAGTTGCCTTGAATTTGCAATTACAGGATTTGCCAGCAGATGCCATTGCTAGTTCTTATGGAATTAAAGGTGCAAATTTCACCTACGGTAAAATAACTGCTAATGGAAAGATTAATGGTGAGCTAAACAAGATTCGAGGCAATTTCCAGTGGCAAGCACCTCAAGCAACCTATCCAGGAAAAGGAAATATTGATATTGCAGGTAATAATCTCTTATTTAGAGATATGATTTTCTCTGTCGCAGGTGGGAATGTTCGTGTACAGGCAGAACTGTTTCAAGTCGCGGGGATATTGCCGCAACGCTGGCAAGTACTTTTAGAGGGATCAAAAATTTCGCTCAATCAGTTTGCAGCCAATATGCAAGGGCTAGCGAGTGGAAGATTGCAACTATCTGGCAGTTTAAACAATGTCAACCAAGCTACTATGTCTGTGCAAGGGCAAGCTCAACTTGCTACCAATCAAAAATTGTTGTCGGTAGCGCCGATTAAGGCTTCACTAAGTTGGTTAGGAGATAAACTGCAAATTCAACAAGCATCAATTCCTGGTTTAGAGTTAGATGGATTGGTATTCACTCAGCAGCTACCAGGAAAAAGCATACCTACCATCTCTAATCTAGATTTAAATGCACGACTGCAAAACTTTAACTTGGCTACCGTGCCAGTTCCGATTCCCGATGCTATTCGTTTAGCTGGCAAAGCGAATTTCAACGGACACATCACTGGCAATTTAGAAACACTCAATCTTGCAGGTAAATTGGGACTAAATCAGTTTGCCGTTAATGATTTTGTCTTTGATCCTACACTCAACGGGCAGTTGCAGTTTGCGCCAAACCAAGGATTAAATCTAAATCTGACTGGGCAACAAGACAAAATTAGCTTGCAATTAGATAAAAACTATCGTGCTGCTAGCTTTTTGTTACAGCAAGGCGAAACTGTTGCTCGCGCTACAGCTAAGAATTTTGGTAAAGACTATCGGTTGGTAGTAAATTTACGTAATCTGCGGCTCGATAAAGTTACTAAAAATATATCAGGGCTAGTCAATGGCAGTTTGCAAGTATCTGGTAGTTGGGACAATATTAACAAGGCTACCATTAAAGCTCAAGGGAATGCACAAATTCCTTCATCGGCAAAACCCCAACCAATTGGCCCTATTATAGCTTCACTGCGTTGGCAAAAAGATAAGTTGCAAATCCAACAAGCATCCGCTCCTGGTATAAAAGTAGATGGATGGGTATTTGTCCAGCAGGCTCCAGGAGAGATGATACCTAGTATTTCTACCCTGGAGCTGAATACTCAACTGATCAACTTTAACTTGGGTGCGCTGCCAATTCCTGTTCCTGATAACGCCATCCGTGTTGCTGGAAAAGCAAACTTCAACGGACGTATCACTGGTAATTTAGAAACACTTAATCTCGCAGGTAAATTAGGATTAAACCAATTTGCTGTTAATGATTTTGCCTTTGAACCTTCATTGAGAGGGCAATTACAATTTGCCCAAAACCATGGCTTATCTTTGAATCTAACTGGTAAACAAGACCGAATTACATTACAGCTAGATCATGCTTATCGTCCCACTAACTTCTTATTACAACAAGGGCAAACTATTGCTCGTGCTACAACCAATCAAGGCGATCGCACTTTAGCAGAAGTACGCAATCTTCCACTCGAAAAACTCGCCATTGCCCCAGCAGATACATTCGGTTTAGGAGTAGTTAAAGGCAACCTCAATGGTAACTTTGATTTGAATCTTACAGAGTTATTAAATCCGGCAGTAGTAGGAGTGGTAAGCGTTACTCAACCAGCCCTTGGTTATATTGGAGCAGAATTGTTTACCGGACAATTTCACTATGCTAACGGTACTGCCATCCTCAGTGAAAGTGAATTACGTAAGGCACAAAGCCGTTTGTCAATGACTGGGAGTTTGAATCTGAAGAGTGATCCCCAACTACAAGCAAAAATCACTGCTCATCCCATCAATTTACAAGATATTTTAGCAGCATTACATTTGTTTGAACTTTCCGATTTTTCTAGAGGACTTAAAGCTCCTGAATATGCCTCTGCAAAAGTATTGCGACTATCCCCAGTGGGCAACTATAACGCTAACCTGTCAGAACAACTAAAATTGCTAGCAGACATCAGTCAACGGCAAAAGCAAGCGCAGGAACAAGCAGCCTTGCAATTACCAGAACTTTCTCAGTTGCAAGGAACGTTTTTAGGTAATGTTGATGTTGCCTTTTCCCCTCACACTGGGCTGGGATTTAAATATGGCTTGCGCAGTCAAGATTTAAACTGGGGCGAGTATCAAGTCGAGCAGGCGATCGCCCAAGGCAATTTCCAAAATGGCTTGTTAGCAGTTTCACCTCTGAAGCTAGAATCTGGGCGATCGTTGGTAGCATTTTCAGGACAAGCAGCGCTAGACAAGCTATCTGGGCAGCTAGTATCTCAGAACATTCCCATATCACCTCTACGCAAGTTTTTTGATTTGCCTGTTGATATTCAAGGTGACTTCAACAGTAATGTGAATTTGGCAGGTAACTATAAAAATCCCCAAGTAGCTGGAGAGTTATTTCTAACAAATGCAAGCCTCAACCAAACCCCAATTAATCAAGCTCAAACTTTGTTTAGCTACAATAATGCTCGATTAAATTTTAATGGAGAATTGCTTGCTACCAATTCACAAAATCCCCTACGGTTAGGTGGTAGTATTCCGTATACTTTGCCTTTTACAACTGCATTTTCCAATAATGATGAATTCAGATTAGATGTCAATCTTAAAGATGATGGATTATCTTTAATTAATGCTCTGACAAACGGTCAAATGAACTGGGCAGGTGGCAAAGCAGCAGTAGAAATTAATGCTAAAGGAACTGTGCGTAACATAAATAATGGTTTAGAAATTAAACCATTTATAAATGGTGCTATTGATTTTGATAAAGCGGCGTTTGCAGCATCTAATATGCAAAAAGTTATCGAAAGTTTGACGGGTAACATCTTATTTAATTTTGACCATATTCAATTTGATAAATTACAAGCTAATGTCGCTAATGCAAATGTATTGATTCAAGGTTTTCTTCCTATTTTTAAGCCTGAAAATTCTACTATTTTAGAACAAAACAAACCCTTAACCATTACTCTGAATAATCAAAAGTTACGGTATAAAAATCTTTTTCGAGGGAACATTGATGGTCAGGTATCAATTACTGGTTCTGCCCTTGCACCTATAATTGGCGGACAAATTAACCTTGAAGATACCAAAGTAGAAATAACATCATTAAATTCGCCTTTGTCATCATCTCTTTGCGATTCACAAGCTAATCAGCAAATAACTGCTGCTAAACCAATCAAAACAAACGAAGGTAATCAAAACTTTGTTTCCATACCTAAATTTAATAACCTACGGCTAAATTTAGATAATGAAGTTCGCCTAAAAGGCCCCTTGTTTAACTTTTCTGTTGCAGGGAAAATGGCTGTTAATGGAACATTACTTAACCCTCTTCCCAAAGGAGAATTTAATATACATCGTGGTTCTATTAACCTATATACAACTGAATTTCGCTTGGTATCAAGCCGTCCCAATACTGCCTCATTTGTTCCTAGCCAAGGCTTAGATCCGATTTTAAATGTAGAGATGTATTCTGTAGTTTCAAATATAGACAATCCTCCAATTACCAATCACTCTGCTCTATTTCCATCATCAGAATTTGCAGATTTATCAAATAATAACTTTGGTGAAATTGGCAATATAATAGTTGATGCCAAGGTTGAAGGGCCAGCTTGCAAATTATTTGAAAATCTCCAATTAACTAGTACTCCTAAATTAAGTGAAGAAGAAATAGTTAATTTAATAGGAGGGAATACTGTCAATAATCTATCGCTAAATCGAGGTCTACTTCATGAACTCAATAGAGGTATACTTTCTGAATTAAATAATTTGGTTAACAACATCTTGGGCTTAGATAATTTCAAACTATATAATACGAACTTTGGCTCAAAAGATGGTAGAGGCTCTGAAAATACCGTAGTAGCTGAAGTAGCATTTAACGTTAATCCGAAATTATCTGTCTCTGCTAGTTCGTTGTTGAATTCTAATACTTTACCATTTCGACTTGGTGGAGTATATCGGCTCAATGAAGATTTGACTGTGCGTGGTTATAGTCAATTTATGATTGACAATCGCATCTTTGTAGAATACAGAAAAAAGTTTTGA
- a CDS encoding alpha/beta fold hydrolase — translation MRAKIRDTEIFFDVEGSSLVVDGDRIHTKPVAFLVHGGPGADHTSYKPAFSPLAQKLQLVYFDHRGQGRSARGLKETYTLNNNVEDMEALRRHLGLDQIVVIGTSYGGMVALSYAVRYPQHISHLIVIATAASFRFLQRAQEILAQRGTEEQRKIAQKLWDGSFENEEQLREYFKIMGPMYSLTYDPCVSGKNWDRTILSVDAINVAFGGFLRSYNLLDQLHKITTPTLVIGGRHDWICPPEFSEEIAQVIKNADLRIFENSAHLIRADEKEALLDAIAGFLIYKR, via the coding sequence ATGCGAGCAAAAATCCGCGATACAGAGATTTTCTTTGATGTAGAAGGTTCTTCTTTGGTAGTAGATGGCGATCGCATTCACACCAAACCAGTTGCCTTTTTGGTTCATGGAGGCCCTGGTGCAGATCATACTTCATATAAACCTGCTTTTTCTCCTCTTGCTCAAAAGCTGCAACTAGTTTACTTCGATCATCGGGGACAAGGACGTTCTGCTCGTGGACTAAAAGAAACTTACACTCTGAATAATAATGTCGAAGACATGGAAGCGCTGCGCCGTCACTTAGGGCTTGATCAAATCGTTGTCATTGGCACATCCTATGGCGGTATGGTTGCTTTATCTTATGCAGTTCGCTATCCTCAGCACATATCGCATTTAATTGTGATTGCAACAGCAGCTAGTTTTCGCTTCTTGCAACGAGCTCAAGAAATTTTGGCACAAAGGGGAACAGAGGAACAAAGGAAAATTGCTCAAAAACTGTGGGATGGCTCCTTTGAAAATGAAGAACAGCTGCGGGAGTATTTTAAGATTATGGGGCCGATGTATTCGCTAACTTACGATCCTTGTGTATCTGGTAAAAATTGGGATCGGACAATTCTGTCGGTTGATGCCATTAATGTTGCCTTTGGTGGCTTTCTACGCAGCTATAATCTACTTGACCAATTACACAAAATTACTACACCTACTTTAGTTATTGGAGGGCGACATGACTGGATTTGTCCTCCGGAATTTTCTGAAGAGATAGCTCAAGTAATTAAGAATGCTGACTTAAGAATCTTTGAAAATAGTGCTCACCTGATTCGGGCAGATGAAAAAGAAGCACTGCTAGATGCGATCGCTGGTTTTTTGATTTATAAACGTTAA
- a CDS encoding tetratricopeptide repeat protein, protein MKSKHQLFYALLLKSAIVFSPLLLSVGEANAQITSSPQTNQQPQELAQLQPEQQTRDLIQTEVDRAFGRTRTLLNIWVVILTLFPVAVIASFWLLRRAVVREIVDRAIAQFQGLEDLQNQLNTVKQTAENNIRQAKNITDELEKQAEALRQQIVSVIPSEISQSKAQMLAELEKQINLSKQELKNLESQFNSRLAELEIDAQQQKHITLETLGNLKSEIISQITALQLENQKQQQQVFTDLENSRQEWTSQLAQWQEEVQQHKDQNLNNLDNLQAEFSLRLAELQLGAQQNQEQTLSELSTQLSGIYSDAEQQKQHSFENLEKLQAELAEYIAQLKLGNQQYNEQTVAELENSRQEFKSLLLEWQSQVQQQQQQTLESFSQLQAELTEQVAQFQSETQQQKQQVFIDLEQSKQEFISQLNSQTTQWQSEVQQQKQIILENLQQLQEEFTSQLAQLHLENQQQKEQVFANLENSISEVKSQLSGVQLDAQQQKQIILESLEKLQLEFASQINELLVDAQQRKELVIENLEKSGSEFASQFSQLQWNTQEQKLLVLEKLGRLESEFVSQLSDLQTDAQQRKEQILEQLSHITPPPSSNPVTAKVEEKIEKIEEAPQPAPEPETHQVQDTLNADDYFKQAEVLFSEKRYEQAIAQYDQALKIKSDEPAIWLKRGMALARLKQYKDAIASYEKALKIKPDYHQAWCDLGVALGYLRRHKEALIAFNKATKINPDDAVAWLNRGLALEDLERYEDAIASFDKAIQLNPNSYKAWNNRGYALVMLGYDDEAIESFDKALKIKPDYANAYYNKAICYALQEKVALALENLQQAINLNPRYRQQAEADIDFDLIATNKRFQELVGNTNVRA, encoded by the coding sequence ATGAAGAGCAAGCATCAATTATTCTATGCACTCTTGTTGAAAAGCGCTATTGTCTTTTCTCCTTTACTGCTATCTGTTGGTGAGGCGAATGCCCAAATTACCTCATCTCCCCAAACCAATCAGCAGCCACAAGAACTAGCACAACTGCAACCAGAACAGCAAACGCGAGATTTGATCCAAACAGAAGTTGATCGCGCTTTTGGACGTACACGCACTCTACTCAATATTTGGGTAGTTATACTAACTCTGTTTCCTGTGGCGGTAATTGCCTCATTTTGGCTGCTGCGCCGAGCTGTAGTTCGTGAAATCGTTGATCGCGCGATCGCACAGTTTCAGGGGCTAGAAGATTTACAAAACCAGCTAAATACTGTCAAACAAACAGCCGAGAACAACATCCGGCAAGCTAAAAATATTACTGACGAATTAGAAAAACAAGCAGAAGCCTTACGACAACAGATAGTATCTGTGATTCCATCAGAGATATCTCAGTCAAAGGCGCAAATGCTAGCAGAGTTAGAAAAACAAATCAATTTATCGAAACAAGAATTAAAAAATCTAGAATCACAATTTAATTCTCGATTAGCAGAATTAGAAATAGATGCTCAACAACAAAAACATATAACTTTAGAGACATTAGGAAATTTAAAATCAGAAATAATTTCACAAATTACTGCTTTACAACTAGAAAACCAAAAGCAACAGCAGCAAGTATTTACTGATTTGGAAAATTCTCGACAAGAATGGACATCTCAACTCGCCCAATGGCAGGAGGAAGTTCAACAGCACAAAGACCAAAATTTAAATAATTTAGATAATTTACAGGCAGAATTTAGTTTGCGACTTGCTGAATTGCAATTAGGTGCTCAACAAAATCAAGAGCAAACTTTATCTGAGTTGTCAACTCAGCTTTCGGGAATTTACTCAGATGCCGAGCAGCAAAAGCAGCACTCTTTTGAGAATTTAGAGAAATTACAAGCAGAGTTAGCCGAATATATAGCCCAATTAAAGTTAGGTAATCAACAATATAATGAGCAAACTGTTGCAGAATTAGAGAATTCGCGGCAGGAATTTAAATCTCTACTCTTGGAATGGCAGTCTCAAGTGCAGCAACAGCAGCAGCAAACTTTGGAAAGTTTCTCACAACTCCAAGCAGAATTAACTGAGCAAGTTGCACAATTCCAATCAGAAACTCAACAACAAAAACAACAAGTATTTATAGATTTAGAGCAATCTAAACAGGAATTTATTTCTCAACTTAACTCGCAAACAACCCAATGGCAGTCAGAAGTACAACAACAAAAGCAAATAATTCTTGAAAATTTACAGCAGTTACAAGAAGAATTCACGAGTCAATTAGCACAATTACATTTAGAAAATCAGCAACAGAAAGAACAAGTATTTGCGAATTTAGAAAATTCAATATCGGAGGTAAAATCTCAACTTTCTGGGGTGCAGTTAGACGCTCAACAACAAAAGCAAATTATTCTTGAGAGTTTAGAGAAATTACAATTAGAATTTGCCTCGCAAATAAATGAATTATTAGTAGATGCTCAACAAAGAAAAGAGCTAGTAATTGAAAATTTAGAAAAATCCGGTTCTGAATTTGCTTCTCAATTTTCGCAATTGCAGTGGAATACCCAAGAACAAAAACTTCTAGTTTTAGAAAAGCTAGGAAGATTAGAGTCTGAGTTTGTATCTCAACTTTCAGATTTGCAAACAGATGCCCAACAACGAAAAGAGCAAATCTTAGAACAACTTTCTCATATTACACCCCCACCCTCCTCAAATCCTGTGACTGCGAAAGTAGAAGAAAAAATAGAAAAAATAGAAGAAGCTCCGCAACCAGCACCAGAGCCAGAAACGCACCAAGTACAAGATACTTTAAATGCTGACGATTACTTTAAACAAGCAGAAGTGCTGTTTTCAGAAAAACGCTATGAACAGGCGATCGCTCAATACGACCAAGCACTTAAAATTAAATCAGATGAGCCTGCAATCTGGTTAAAACGGGGTATGGCGCTAGCAAGGCTAAAACAATACAAAGATGCGATCGCCTCCTATGAAAAAGCACTGAAAATTAAACCCGACTATCATCAAGCTTGGTGCGATTTAGGCGTAGCCTTGGGATATTTGCGACGACACAAAGAAGCTTTGATTGCTTTTAACAAAGCCACTAAAATCAACCCAGATGATGCTGTGGCATGGTTAAACAGGGGATTAGCACTGGAAGATTTAGAACGATATGAAGATGCGATCGCATCTTTTGACAAAGCGATTCAACTCAACCCTAATTCTTATAAAGCCTGGAATAATCGAGGTTACGCACTAGTCATGCTTGGTTATGATGACGAGGCAATTGAAAGCTTTGACAAAGCCCTGAAAATTAAACCTGACTATGCCAATGCTTATTACAACAAAGCAATCTGTTACGCTTTGCAGGAAAAAGTAGCATTAGCTTTGGAAAATTTACAACAAGCTATCAATCTCAATCCTAGATATAGGCAACAAGCAGAAGCTGACATAGATTTTGATTTAATTGCCACAAATAAACGCTTTCAGGAGCTAGTAGGAAACACCAATGTGCGAGCGTAA
- a CDS encoding universal stress protein, translating into MFKTVLFPIDQSREAREAAEVVINIVKKYGSRLVLISVVEEPEKDESSEEVMSSPETVAQLLESAKSMFAEQGIQTETIERQGIPAFVICDVADEIDANLIVMGCRGLGLTEEGATESVTNRVINLSPCPVLIVP; encoded by the coding sequence ATGTTCAAAACAGTTCTGTTTCCGATTGATCAAAGCCGCGAAGCACGGGAGGCGGCTGAGGTAGTAATTAATATCGTAAAAAAGTATGGCAGCCGCTTGGTGCTGATTAGTGTGGTGGAAGAACCCGAAAAAGATGAGTCGAGTGAGGAGGTAATGTCTTCACCAGAGACGGTTGCTCAATTGCTAGAAAGTGCTAAATCTATGTTTGCCGAGCAAGGAATACAAACCGAAACCATTGAACGGCAAGGAATCCCGGCATTTGTCATCTGCGATGTTGCCGATGAAATAGACGCAAATTTAATCGTCATGGGCTGTCGGGGGCTGGGATTGACGGAAGAAGGAGCGACTGAAAGCGTTACCAACCGCGTGATTAACCTTTCCCCCTGTCCGGTATTGATTGTGCCATGA